In Sphingopyxis sp. DBS4, one genomic interval encodes:
- the mobF gene encoding MobF family relaxase: MLSVAAVRSASGAANYFAKDDYYTVEGSSEATAWAGEGADAIGLSGEVSKEAFEGVLNGILPSGEAVAQVENRRAGYDLTFSMPKSASVMAYVAGDKRVLAANMAAVQKTMAWVEKNLAEGRRDVEGRKVPVQTGNLVYALFQHDTSRALDPQAHIHAVIANLTRMPDGKWQALHADKIWSHNSIIGSIYHAFLRAGLEQIGYQLDMKGKHGTFEIAGVPKAVIAEYSQRREEILDRATQLGIKSPEGLREITKRSRDPKLDVEDRAALKQDWVDRAAALGFDGKELRAAAEARAGLTPSENALERGYRAIVDAVDGARQTLGALLRPQDPLVDNALARAVRSPAEARAQLGVASAVRILSEREAAWPVALLSKTALDLGLKGVTVDMIEKRIDRLVTNRQLIPGVATAADRTGRMVTTQEALRTEERILGAVDEGKGKAEPIVAAADAPQRLQDAAALPLNPGQLAAATMILSSADRTVSVQGVAGAGKSTMLQAVARVAEAEGREITGLAFQNKMVADLAEGAGIKAQTIASFVLANERFISERDTPRYEAAREKLAGTMLIVDETSMVSSNDMLKLHQITAAVGVDKLVLVGDRQQLSSIDAGKAFAMIQAGGGTVARMDQNIRQRTDQLRTVAALANIGKAGAAMKVLGDHVVETAEPAAAAAAMWLALDPAGREATAVFASGRDARAIINSAIQDGLVAEGSVKGQGIHLTVYERVNTTREELRYASTYRPGQTLEVGRGGAQDVGIRAGRYDVLKVHANGKVELAEGRRKFRFDPQKLSPTEQRDRLQLSEKKDLQLREGDRIRWTANDKERGLHNAALARVVGVDADGVKVETADKSLLTLGLGDPMLSRLDLAYSLNMHMAQGITTDKAITVMSAHERNLSNQRLFNVGVTRVRDELTMIVDDKEKLERQLDMNPGNKTSAMETLGRLDIDGKKGTSPHDKFDPGPIEGVDLTDLPPLPTDLPPLPDGAVPAAKDPQRPPDLNPDRGDVLPPLPERSLGLDL; encoded by the coding sequence ATGCTGTCGGTCGCCGCCGTCCGCTCCGCATCCGGCGCCGCGAACTACTTCGCAAAGGACGACTATTATACCGTCGAGGGATCGTCCGAGGCCACCGCCTGGGCGGGGGAGGGCGCCGATGCGATCGGGCTGTCCGGCGAGGTCTCTAAGGAGGCCTTCGAAGGCGTGCTCAACGGCATCCTTCCGAGCGGCGAGGCGGTGGCCCAGGTCGAGAACCGGCGCGCCGGTTACGACCTCACTTTCTCGATGCCGAAGTCCGCGTCGGTCATGGCCTATGTTGCGGGCGACAAGCGTGTGCTGGCCGCGAACATGGCGGCCGTCCAGAAGACCATGGCCTGGGTCGAGAAGAACCTCGCCGAAGGACGCCGCGACGTCGAGGGACGTAAGGTTCCGGTCCAGACCGGCAATCTCGTCTATGCGCTGTTCCAGCACGATACCAGCCGGGCGCTGGATCCACAGGCCCACATCCATGCCGTCATCGCCAATCTCACCCGCATGCCCGACGGCAAATGGCAAGCGCTCCACGCCGACAAGATCTGGAGCCACAACAGCATCATCGGCTCGATCTACCATGCCTTCCTGCGCGCGGGCCTCGAACAGATCGGCTACCAGCTCGACATGAAGGGCAAGCACGGCACGTTCGAGATCGCCGGCGTGCCCAAGGCGGTGATCGCCGAATATAGCCAGCGGCGCGAAGAGATCCTCGACCGTGCGACCCAGCTCGGGATCAAGTCGCCCGAGGGTCTGCGCGAGATCACCAAGCGGTCGCGCGATCCCAAGCTCGATGTCGAGGACCGCGCCGCGCTGAAGCAGGACTGGGTGGACAGGGCCGCTGCGCTCGGGTTCGACGGAAAGGAATTGCGCGCGGCGGCCGAGGCGCGCGCAGGGCTGACGCCGTCCGAAAATGCACTCGAACGCGGCTACCGCGCGATCGTCGATGCCGTCGATGGCGCCCGCCAGACGCTGGGTGCGCTCCTTCGCCCCCAGGACCCCTTGGTGGACAATGCGCTTGCCCGAGCGGTCAGGTCGCCGGCCGAAGCGCGCGCGCAGCTTGGCGTCGCGTCCGCCGTGCGCATCCTTTCCGAACGCGAAGCCGCCTGGCCCGTCGCTCTGCTCAGCAAGACCGCGCTCGATCTCGGTCTCAAGGGCGTCACCGTCGATATGATCGAGAAGCGGATCGACCGGCTCGTGACGAACCGTCAGCTCATTCCGGGCGTCGCGACGGCAGCGGACCGGACGGGCCGCATGGTGACCACGCAGGAGGCGCTGCGCACCGAGGAGAGGATTCTTGGCGCGGTCGATGAGGGCAAAGGGAAAGCCGAACCGATCGTCGCGGCGGCCGACGCGCCGCAGCGCCTGCAGGATGCGGCGGCGCTTCCTCTGAACCCGGGACAGCTTGCCGCGGCGACGATGATCCTCTCCTCGGCCGACCGCACGGTGTCGGTCCAGGGCGTCGCCGGCGCGGGCAAGTCGACCATGCTGCAGGCGGTGGCCCGGGTTGCGGAAGCCGAGGGGCGCGAGATCACCGGCCTCGCATTTCAGAACAAGATGGTGGCGGACCTCGCCGAAGGGGCCGGGATCAAGGCGCAGACGATCGCCTCGTTCGTGCTTGCCAACGAGCGTTTCATCTCCGAGCGCGATACGCCCCGCTACGAGGCGGCGCGCGAGAAGCTCGCCGGCACCATGCTGATCGTCGACGAAACTTCGATGGTGTCGTCGAACGACATGCTCAAGCTCCACCAGATCACGGCAGCGGTGGGCGTCGACAAGCTGGTGCTGGTCGGCGATCGCCAACAGCTCTCCTCGATCGATGCCGGCAAGGCCTTCGCGATGATCCAGGCGGGCGGTGGCACCGTGGCGCGGATGGACCAGAACATCCGCCAGCGCACCGACCAGCTGCGGACGGTCGCCGCTCTCGCCAATATCGGCAAGGCCGGCGCGGCGATGAAGGTGCTGGGGGACCATGTGGTCGAGACGGCCGAGCCAGCCGCCGCGGCGGCCGCCATGTGGCTGGCGCTGGATCCGGCCGGGCGGGAAGCAACCGCCGTCTTCGCCTCGGGCCGCGATGCGCGCGCCATCATCAACTCGGCGATCCAGGACGGACTCGTCGCCGAGGGCAGCGTCAAGGGACAGGGCATCCACCTCACCGTCTACGAGCGGGTCAACACCACGCGCGAGGAGCTGCGCTATGCCTCGACCTACCGGCCGGGCCAGACGCTCGAGGTCGGCCGCGGCGGTGCGCAGGATGTAGGCATCAGGGCCGGTCGCTACGACGTCCTCAAGGTCCATGCCAATGGCAAGGTCGAACTCGCCGAGGGCCGTCGCAAGTTCCGGTTCGACCCGCAGAAGCTGTCGCCGACCGAACAGCGCGATCGGCTCCAGCTCTCGGAGAAGAAGGATCTGCAGCTCCGCGAAGGCGATCGCATCCGCTGGACCGCCAACGACAAGGAGCGCGGCCTGCATAACGCGGCGCTCGCTCGCGTCGTCGGCGTCGATGCCGACGGGGTGAAGGTCGAGACCGCAGACAAGTCGCTCCTGACGCTCGGGCTCGGTGATCCCATGCTCTCCAGGCTCGACCTTGCCTACAGCCTCAACATGCACATGGCGCAGGGGATCACCACCGACAAGGCGATCACCGTCATGTCCGCGCACGAGCGCAACCTCTCGAACCAGCGCCTGTTCAACGTCGGCGTCACCCGCGTGCGCGACGAGCTCACCATGATCGTCGACGACAAGGAGAAGCTCGAGCGCCAGCTCGATATGAATCCAGGCAACAAGACCTCTGCGATGGAGACGCTTGGTCGCCTCGACATCGATGGGAAGAAGGGGACGTCCCCCCACGACAAGTTCGATCCCGGGCCGATCGAGGGCGTCGATCTCACGGACCTTCCACCCCTGCCCACCGACCTGCCCCCGTTGCCAGATGGGGCAGTGCCGGCGGCGAAGGATCCGCAGCGCCCACCCGATCTGAATCCTGATCGCGGCGACGTGCTGCCGCCGCTGCCGGAGCGAAGCCTGGGTCTCGATTTGTAG
- a CDS encoding type IV secretion system DNA-binding domain-containing protein: MARKDDIRTDGRAIPLTHHSARGKVQRNSGNFTRGSQLITHEMLMWFSGAKLPFILWFFAFLGAWFIIMSIKLDEHGFQLVCMKVYATLWNWIDLDPNKRVNVTLPSGDIMRTVMQAVPYIPEVIKAWSTAMRGLLGAFLISIFVTIPVAIWFVDLSHRRGRSILQERHERGAMLVARDILQAEISQHNLEKFEEEARDLFPGMSPAQVLRLPFGKRKGAGIHHPYTLAGVPFPHRTEQSHVMLIGTTGSGKTTELRSLVTQMRERQDTAVIFDLTGAYVEAFYDPARDTILNPMDARCPAWSIFNDCRTHSEFTAAAAALIPSDGGSSEPFWALAARTLFIEMCIRLMERGQTTNLALSENLMTADLKRVHRFLANTIADPLTAPEAARMAESIRAVFNTNAQALRFLPDDGEPFSIRDWICGEKKPGSILFVTSSYVDLPMNRALLTLWMDLAINRLMTLPRTRSLRTWFMFDELGALHKLPAIENGLQTARAFGGAMILGIHSFEKLVEVYGEQGARNLASLARSKLILATADLDTAEQCARYIGNREVRQMDEAYSYGYNNTRDASTLTPRKQVEPLVIADDITNLPSMHGFVKFPDGFPAARILLEWKDYPQVAQGFVQRPDIGPVRSKRGEEAFEEDGAGEAGGRDGAGQVIEEVSESTNLAKDLAARILSAEVEEADDAASRAAQRADDRDEQTAPTLHAADRAQAGRANGEEQPVATRERDRGSERRSDTPRAPQVEDLTLVELRQAFHPGRGDDGVDMGI, encoded by the coding sequence ATGGCGCGTAAGGACGACATCCGCACCGATGGCAGAGCCATCCCGCTGACCCATCACAGCGCGCGTGGCAAAGTGCAGCGCAACTCAGGCAATTTCACCCGCGGCAGCCAGCTCATCACCCATGAGATGCTCATGTGGTTCTCGGGTGCGAAACTGCCTTTCATCCTCTGGTTCTTCGCCTTCCTCGGTGCCTGGTTCATCATCATGTCGATCAAGCTCGACGAGCACGGTTTCCAGCTCGTCTGCATGAAGGTCTACGCGACGCTCTGGAACTGGATCGACCTCGATCCAAACAAACGCGTCAACGTCACGCTGCCGAGCGGCGACATCATGCGAACGGTGATGCAGGCAGTCCCTTATATCCCCGAAGTCATCAAGGCTTGGAGCACCGCGATGCGCGGTCTCCTGGGAGCCTTTCTCATCTCGATCTTCGTGACCATTCCGGTGGCCATCTGGTTCGTCGATCTGTCGCATCGGCGGGGGCGTTCGATCCTTCAGGAACGGCACGAACGCGGGGCGATGCTCGTGGCCCGCGACATCCTTCAGGCCGAGATCAGCCAGCACAATCTCGAGAAGTTCGAGGAGGAGGCGCGCGATCTCTTCCCCGGCATGTCCCCTGCCCAGGTCCTCCGCCTTCCTTTCGGCAAGCGGAAGGGGGCGGGAATCCATCATCCTTACACGCTTGCCGGCGTGCCCTTTCCGCATCGGACCGAGCAGTCCCACGTCATGCTCATCGGCACCACCGGCTCGGGCAAGACCACCGAGCTCAGGAGCCTCGTGACGCAGATGCGCGAGCGCCAGGACACCGCCGTCATCTTCGACCTCACCGGCGCCTATGTCGAAGCCTTCTACGATCCCGCGCGCGACACGATCCTCAATCCCATGGACGCGCGCTGCCCGGCCTGGTCGATCTTCAACGACTGCCGCACGCACAGCGAGTTCACCGCGGCGGCGGCTGCCCTGATACCGTCGGATGGTGGTTCGTCCGAGCCCTTCTGGGCGCTCGCCGCGCGCACCCTCTTCATCGAGATGTGCATCCGCTTGATGGAGCGCGGACAGACTACCAATCTCGCGCTGTCCGAGAACCTGATGACCGCCGACCTGAAGCGCGTTCACCGCTTCCTCGCCAATACCATCGCAGACCCGCTGACCGCGCCGGAAGCTGCGCGCATGGCGGAATCGATCCGCGCGGTCTTCAACACCAACGCCCAGGCCTTGCGCTTCCTCCCTGACGACGGCGAGCCCTTCTCGATCCGCGACTGGATCTGCGGGGAGAAGAAGCCGGGATCGATCCTCTTCGTGACGTCGAGCTATGTCGATCTGCCGATGAACCGGGCGCTGCTGACGCTCTGGATGGACCTCGCCATCAACCGCCTGATGACGCTGCCGCGCACACGTAGCTTGCGGACCTGGTTCATGTTCGATGAGCTCGGCGCGCTTCACAAATTGCCGGCGATCGAAAATGGTCTTCAGACCGCGCGCGCGTTCGGTGGTGCAATGATCCTCGGCATCCACAGCTTCGAGAAACTCGTCGAGGTCTATGGCGAGCAGGGCGCGAGAAATCTTGCCTCGCTCGCCCGCTCGAAACTCATTCTCGCGACCGCCGATCTCGACACGGCCGAGCAATGCGCACGCTATATTGGCAACCGCGAGGTCCGCCAGATGGATGAGGCCTATAGCTACGGCTACAACAACACACGCGACGCCTCGACGCTGACCCCGCGCAAGCAGGTCGAGCCGCTCGTCATCGCCGACGACATCACCAACCTGCCCTCGATGCACGGCTTCGTGAAATTCCCCGACGGCTTTCCCGCCGCGCGGATCTTGCTCGAGTGGAAGGACTATCCGCAGGTCGCCCAGGGCTTCGTCCAACGGCCCGATATCGGGCCGGTTCGGTCGAAGCGCGGAGAGGAAGCGTTCGAGGAGGACGGAGCAGGGGAAGCGGGCGGACGGGACGGCGCCGGGCAGGTGATCGAGGAAGTGTCCGAAAGCACCAATCTCGCGAAGGATCTGGCCGCGCGCATCCTGTCCGCCGAGGTCGAGGAAGCGGACGATGCTGCGAGCCGGGCCGCCCAGCGTGCCGACGATCGCGATGAGCAGACCGCGCCCACGCTACACGCCGCGGACAGGGCCCAGGCGGGCCGCGCCAATGGCGAGGAGCAGCCGGTCGCGACGCGCGAGAGGGACCGGGGAAGCGAGCGGCGGTCCGATACGCCGCGAGCGCCCCAGGTCGAGGATCTGACACTGGTCGAGCTGCGCCAGGCCTTCCACCCCGGCCGCGGCGACGACGGCGTCGACATGGGGATCTGA
- a CDS encoding DUF2493 domain-containing protein, with amino-acid sequence MTKSFTNFADLASFIAGETGHHGRSSIYEGAFIEHDERAKLSPVDETEQREMPDPEQARAAVEMVMATLFDVFRDTRLEPFASDLAWGFVNSFHVVAKRINDREDDAAKELGDLARSFDPSEIYASQLEEAQLLCQSLQGCRDAMECMRDHAAEVYRVETGRPYSPTRGSRVSRGVTASMIDARDYLASRIRERREQFAPEGPVVAFSGGQVWDDHEMLWRGLDSIKARVPEMILATTAQTKGCDAIAQAWAAARGVKVILFRLDRRLGAKAAFVRNDRLLALKPVEAVICEGSGIQMNLAQKLRQAGVPLHVVKLDQSSKTRQVQSKANASKSRDEYDSWTQDDYYAAMVNGGGQRRR; translated from the coding sequence ATGACCAAGTCTTTCACGAACTTCGCCGACCTCGCCAGCTTCATCGCCGGCGAAACCGGCCATCACGGCCGGAGTTCAATCTACGAGGGTGCTTTCATCGAGCACGACGAACGCGCCAAGCTGTCGCCCGTCGACGAGACCGAGCAACGCGAGATGCCCGATCCCGAGCAAGCCCGCGCAGCGGTGGAAATGGTGATGGCGACGCTGTTCGACGTGTTTCGCGACACGCGGCTCGAGCCTTTCGCGAGCGATCTCGCCTGGGGCTTCGTCAACAGCTTCCATGTCGTCGCCAAGCGCATCAACGACCGCGAGGACGACGCAGCCAAGGAGCTTGGAGATCTCGCCCGCAGCTTCGATCCGAGCGAGATTTACGCCTCGCAGCTCGAAGAGGCGCAGCTGCTGTGTCAGTCGCTGCAGGGATGCCGCGATGCGATGGAATGCATGCGCGACCATGCCGCCGAAGTCTATCGCGTCGAGACTGGCCGCCCCTACTCGCCGACCCGCGGCAGCCGGGTTTCCCGAGGGGTCACCGCCTCGATGATCGATGCCCGCGACTATCTCGCTTCCCGAATTCGCGAGCGCCGCGAGCAGTTCGCGCCCGAAGGTCCCGTCGTCGCCTTCTCCGGCGGTCAGGTCTGGGACGACCACGAGATGCTCTGGCGCGGTCTCGACTCGATCAAGGCCCGCGTGCCGGAAATGATCCTCGCGACCACCGCGCAGACCAAAGGCTGCGACGCGATCGCCCAGGCCTGGGCGGCAGCGCGCGGCGTGAAGGTCATCCTGTTCCGGCTGGATCGCCGCCTCGGCGCCAAGGCCGCCTTCGTCCGCAACGATCGCCTGCTGGCACTCAAGCCGGTCGAAGCAGTCATCTGCGAAGGGTCGGGCATCCAGATGAACCTCGCGCAGAAGCTGCGGCAGGCCGGCGTCCCGCTTCACGTCGTGAAGCTCGATCAGAGTTCGAAGACGCGGCAAGTCCAGTCCAAGGCGAATGCTTCCAAGTCCCGCGACGAATACGATTCCTGGACGCAGGACGATTACTACGCCGCGATGGTGAATGGCGGTGGCCAGCGTCGTCGGTGA